A window from Theropithecus gelada isolate Dixy chromosome 1, Tgel_1.0, whole genome shotgun sequence encodes these proteins:
- the LOC112628699 gene encoding left-right determination factor 1-like isoform X1 — protein MRPLWLCWALWVLPLASPGVAMTGEQLLGSLLQQLQLSEVPVPDRVDMEELVIPAHVRAQYVALLRRSHGDRSRGKRFSHSFREMAGRFLASETSTHLLVFGMEQRLPPNSELVQAVLRLFQEPVPKATLHRHGRLSPRSARARVTVEWLRVRDDGSNRTSLIDSRLVGVHESGWKVFDVTEAVNFWQQLSRPRQPLLLQVSVQREHPGPLASGAHKLVRFASQGAPAGLGEPQLELHTLNLGDYGAQGDCDPEAPVTEGTRCCRQEMYIDLQGMKWADNWVLEPPGFLAYECVGTCQQPPEALAFKWPFLGPRQCIASETASLPMIVSIKEGGRTRPQVVSLPNMRVQKCSCASDGALVPRGLQP, from the exons ATGCGgcccctgtggctctgctggGCACTCTGGGTGCTGCCCCTGGCCAGCCCGGGGGTGGCCATGACTGGGGAGCAGCTCCTGGGCAGCCTGCTGCAGCAGCTGCAGCTCAGCGAGGTGCCTGTACCTGACAGGGTCGACATGGAGGAGCTGGTCATCCCCGCCCACGTGAGGGCCCAGTATGTGGCCCTGCTGCGGCGCAGCCATGGGGACCGCTCCCGCGGGAAGAGGTTCAGCCACAGCTTCCGAG AGATGGCCGGCAGGTTCCTGGCGTCGGAGACCAGCACCCACCTGCTGGTGTTCGGCATGGAGCAGCGGCTGCCGCCCAACAGCGAGCTGGTGCAGGCCGTACTGCGGCTCTTCCAGGAGCCGGTCCCCAAGGCCACGCTGCACAGGCACGGGCGGCTGTCCCCGCGCAGCGCCCGGGCCCGGGTGACCGTCGAGTGGCTTCGCGTCCGCGACGACGGCTCCAACCGCACTTCTCTCATCGACTCCAG GCTGGTGGGCGTCCACGAGAGCGGCTGGAAGGTCTTCGACGTGACCGAGGCCGTGAACTTCTGGCAGCAGCTGAGCCGGCCCCGGCAGCCGCTGCTGCTACAGGTGTCGGTGCAGAGGGAGCATCCGGGCCCACTGGCGTCCGGCGCCCACAAGCTGGTCCGCTTTGCCTCGCAGGGGGCGCCGGCCGGGCTTGGGGAGCCCCAGCTGGAGCTGCACACCCTTAACCTCGGAGACTACGG AGCTCAGGGCGACTGTGACCCTGAAGCACCAGTGACCGAGGGCACCCGTTGCTGCCGCCAGGAGATGTACATTGACCTGCAGGGGATGAAGTGGGCCGATAACTGGGTGCTGGAGCCCCCGGGCTTCCTGGCTTATGAGTGTGTGGGCACCTGCCAGCAGCCCCCGGAGGCCCTGGCCTTCAAGTGGCCGTTTCTGGGGCCACGACAGTGCATCGCCTCGGAGACTGCCTCGCTGCCCATGATCGTCAGCAtcaaggagggaggcaggaccAGGCCCCAGGTggtcagcctgcccaacatgaggGTGCAGAAGTGCAGCTGTGCCTCAGATGGGGCACTCGTGCCAAGGGGACTCCAGCCGTAG
- the LOC112628699 gene encoding left-right determination factor 1-like isoform X2, with protein MRPLWLCWALWVLPLASPGVAMTGEQLLGSLLQQLQLSEVPVPDRVDMEELVIPAHVRAQYVALLRRSHGDRSRGKRFSHSFREMAGRFLASETSTHLLATLHRHGRLSPRSARARVTVEWLRVRDDGSNRTSLIDSRLVGVHESGWKVFDVTEAVNFWQQLSRPRQPLLLQVSVQREHPGPLASGAHKLVRFASQGAPAGLGEPQLELHTLNLGDYGAQGDCDPEAPVTEGTRCCRQEMYIDLQGMKWADNWVLEPPGFLAYECVGTCQQPPEALAFKWPFLGPRQCIASETASLPMIVSIKEGGRTRPQVVSLPNMRVQKCSCASDGALVPRGLQP; from the exons ATGCGgcccctgtggctctgctggGCACTCTGGGTGCTGCCCCTGGCCAGCCCGGGGGTGGCCATGACTGGGGAGCAGCTCCTGGGCAGCCTGCTGCAGCAGCTGCAGCTCAGCGAGGTGCCTGTACCTGACAGGGTCGACATGGAGGAGCTGGTCATCCCCGCCCACGTGAGGGCCCAGTATGTGGCCCTGCTGCGGCGCAGCCATGGGGACCGCTCCCGCGGGAAGAGGTTCAGCCACAGCTTCCGAG AGATGGCCGGCAGGTTCCTGGCGTCGGAGACCAGCACCCACCTGCTG GCCACGCTGCACAGGCACGGGCGGCTGTCCCCGCGCAGCGCCCGGGCCCGGGTGACCGTCGAGTGGCTTCGCGTCCGCGACGACGGCTCCAACCGCACTTCTCTCATCGACTCCAG GCTGGTGGGCGTCCACGAGAGCGGCTGGAAGGTCTTCGACGTGACCGAGGCCGTGAACTTCTGGCAGCAGCTGAGCCGGCCCCGGCAGCCGCTGCTGCTACAGGTGTCGGTGCAGAGGGAGCATCCGGGCCCACTGGCGTCCGGCGCCCACAAGCTGGTCCGCTTTGCCTCGCAGGGGGCGCCGGCCGGGCTTGGGGAGCCCCAGCTGGAGCTGCACACCCTTAACCTCGGAGACTACGG AGCTCAGGGCGACTGTGACCCTGAAGCACCAGTGACCGAGGGCACCCGTTGCTGCCGCCAGGAGATGTACATTGACCTGCAGGGGATGAAGTGGGCCGATAACTGGGTGCTGGAGCCCCCGGGCTTCCTGGCTTATGAGTGTGTGGGCACCTGCCAGCAGCCCCCGGAGGCCCTGGCCTTCAAGTGGCCGTTTCTGGGGCCACGACAGTGCATCGCCTCGGAGACTGCCTCGCTGCCCATGATCGTCAGCAtcaaggagggaggcaggaccAGGCCCCAGGTggtcagcctgcccaacatgaggGTGCAGAAGTGCAGCTGTGCCTCAGATGGGGCACTCGTGCCAAGGGGACTCCAGCCGTAG